The region TGTAAcgccaaaatacaatatagtagataaataagttctTATTGtccataaattaaaaatgttttttttctctttatcataaagacttaaaaacaattttaaatcagtggtgactccagtcaatcacctttattatgcattataacaatctgtccaTGAAAAATCTCATGTAAACTTTCTTAAAATCActatcattgaaacaatgagaaacttCTCCTcctacagaacattaaataataattaaatatacacttcaataaataactgtgacCTTAACTTCCTTCATGTatgttttatcatccaggaggggTTTCTCgctgacatttttttatttaattccaccgatatttggtctctttcagtCTTTCCCTTCTTTCTGCTGCATATTTAATGATTCcatcacgtgtgagtaaaaatACCATAATGATAGGGTTAATATTGGTTGTAAATAGgaactccttagctttcagaaactggtggaattcctccaatagagcaaatattagcagaatTAACCTGTTTCCCAAGATGCGTtcaaggtccctgggaaacactgaggctaaatatctctgttgatatGAGAAAGTGACAGTGGAAGGAGAGTGAGGTCTTAGAATGAATaactatttattatattatattatatacacattatcagtgtcacacacacacaccaagacCAGAAGTCTCCATATTTACTTCAGTAAACACAGTGTGTGAGTATGTGGGTCACTCCAGGGTCACATTCCATTTATGCTCCAGACTGATACAAGAGGCACTGaatgtgtaacacacacacacacacacacacacacacacacacacacacacacacacacacacacacacacacacacacacacacacacacacacacacaaatcagaaTTGTGCGttaagacaaaatgactccaaatacacaaactctttgttgtttcctgtgacTCAGATTAAtctttattctaatgctgacatgaatgttgatcatgtgacccttcaGATCAGAtatgatcacatttttgtgcccGCCCCCCCGTGAGAAAAGTTCCTCACTCTGTCCTATTTGTTATAATGTATCACGCTCCACTCTGCTTTGTTTATTCATGCTTTAATTTGAGTTTTCCACTCGTATCATCGTATGAAAGGAAAgtcccccccaacccccagctCTGAAAACAGCTCCGACCCCCTGCATCAAACCGCCCCCCCGCCGCCCCCCCacctcccctccccctccccctcgcCGTCCAATGAAACAGACTCATTGTCTGGAAACAAACAGACATGTTGGAGACCAGTAGGTGAAGGGAGACATCATGGTTGTGTCTGCAGGTGTGACCCTAGTCCTAACCTTCTAAACCTCTAGCTAtggcaaatgtatttatatagcatatttcatacacaaggcaatttattgtgctttacacgattaaaaagtgcaacaaaaacatttaacagtctaaaaatcagtaagaacatcaaaatcagcagtaaaaacatttaaaatcagcagtaaaaacatttaaaatcagcagtaaaaacatttaaagccatctgtaaaaacaataaatccataataacatgtttaaaaacctccctcagtcatacgcagtagagaaaaagagtgcctttaacttgaaTATAAAGATAAAAATTCACattgctggcagtttgttccacttctttgcagcataacaactaaaaggttactgtgagctctgggctccactatctgacctgtgtccatagatctgagagacctgctgggttcatacctgactaacatctcactgatgtattctggaccaaacccattcacagatttataaccagcagcagaactttacagtctcctctgaggttGACTGGAAgtcagtgtaaagactttaaaactagaccaatgtgttctgacctctttgttctgaatcagctgtagatgtttgtagatgaagaccattactcaagtctgctggagataaaagcatggaccagtttctcctgatctttctgactcattaaacctttcactctggagatgttctttaggtggtagaagatgtttttgtgatagatttgatctgatgctgaatgtaagatctgagtcaatcagaacaccaaggtttttgacttggtctttatcttttaaagatGGAGACTGAAGGTCctcgctgacagcagtcctgTTACCAGgagtggactggccatctggcacaCCAGGCATCATCttggtgggccgtcgacccaaagtggggtttttttgtttttttgaagagtgagtggaggcagagatggtaacaggtggccaaaaaaatgtaaagtgactaaaactggtcaaaagcagtcaagactGGCCAAAAAATGTGCAGATAAAGAGGAACTAGGttatatgtaatggcaaaggcggagcaaaatgtggcaaacaatagtgaaaaggcCTAATCTACTATAATTACCATGAGTTAGAACTCCAATAACCTTCACAGTCATTGTGTTAGttttgcttgtattttaatagaaataaaCATATCTACTTTTTTACCCCTGGCCCCTTTACTGTGGTTGATTTTAGAACATATTTCTGACCTCCTTTAACCTTTTATAATAGTTTTCATTCAAAAGAAATCACAGTCACAAAGATATAcgctctttatttttttaaaacattgaaaaacatgaaaactcaATGATTATAGGGTGTAGAAAAAACAGAAACGGGTAGAGAATAAATGTTTCCTGTTAAAGAATTGTAACAAAAACCCACGGGCAAAAGGATTCATTGGTTGCGATCAGTCTGTTCCACGTTCTTAAAGTCCGTCAGACGTAGTCCCTTCTGTCGTATCCACTGGGGGCGATGGACCGGCTCTGGGAGTAAATCGTCTTTGACGGAGGCCCGTATCGTTTCTCAGGCTCTTTGGGACAACTGGAGCACAGGATTCCTCCGCCCAGGAGAAGAAAGGCGGCTGCGGCCCAGCCGAGGTACAGCGCCGCCCCGATCTCCCTCTTCTGCGCATCGGGGATGATGGGGTTGTAGAACTCCACCACGATGCTGTGGGCCGACCACGACACGGGGATCAGCTGCGTCAGGGCCGAGACCACGAAGGCCGCGCCGGCCGCAATCATCACCCGAGCTTTGGCCGATTCCTCGTCCACGCAGTTGGTGCATTTAGCCCCCATGATGGCCACCAGCACTCCCACTATTCCCACCACGATGGAGATGATGGTGAGGGCCCGGGCGGCCTGGAGGTCAGCACTGAGGGCCAGCATGGAGTCGTGGATCTTACACTGCATCTGGCCTGTGCTCTGCACCACGCAGTTCATCCAGATCCCTTCCCAGGTGGTCTGCGCCGTCACAATGCTCGACCCAATGAACGCCGACACGCGCCACATGGGCAGAGCACAAGAAACAATGGCCGAGATCCATCCCAGCACCGCCAGCGTCACTCCCAGTATCTCCAGTCCTGCCGTGGGCATTTCAGGCCGTGTTAGTGTCCGAGTACGAGCGTCTCCTTCCCCTCTCCAAAGCTGGACGTTGGTTGAATGCAGGCGCTCTGGGAAGCGCGTCAGTGGTTAAAGACGATTGGAGGCGGAGAATCACGTCCATTGGCTGAAGAAGAGTTTGAATTCGAGTCCCAGCCAAAAAGTGGAGGCTTTGGATGCAAACATTCACAGTTTAATGATTGACCGCTCAAGGCTTCGGTAGCTCTGCTAACTGTGGAGGGCGGGAGCAAACACAGCGTCTGGGCCGTCTGTGAGTTAACGGATAACAGACGCGACTTAGAGCCACAGATGAATGATTGAAAGGAAAAGGTAGATTATGGGATGCAAACGTAGACTCATGACACTACGTCCTTAAACGGGTCGTTATTTTTAACTGATTCAGGTTCTCGTTTGTTGTCAGAGCGAAACCGAAGCTTTGCAACAAGAGATGTGAGGAATGTAGGAACTGGGTGGACCATGTTCTCTGGAAGTCTGTGGGAGTGTGGAGCAGATAATGGCTTTGTCTCCATCTCCCTCAGAggaatttgataaaaaaaaatagtgcttTTTAAACTCCAatagaaaagaaacaaaaacagtgaGAAAGGACAAATGTTTGTGCCAAACTGGAATTCCCATATTGGACACATTAAAGGACAGTGGGTGAGATCATCTGCACATTCTTTAGCAGTTGTGTGACCCCCACATGTCAGTTTCAGTCCAAATTTCTTCCTGGAGAGACTGAATTAGATCGATTCCTCACCACATAGATCAGCAGATGATTCACTTCCTGCAGTCGACTGGTCACGTCAGAGCAGGAAAAGCTGTGAAACATACTAAATGTGGCTGTGGTTCTCACGTGGAGGGCAGGTTTATCTCTACACAGCACACACGGCCCTCAGCACCCAAAGTCAATGCAAAAACAtatccaaaacacaaaaaatcatagaaaaatatacaatatgacattaaaaacacacaaaacaaaagcaaaaatacacaaacagaacccccccccccccccccaaaaaaaacccaattatgacgataaaaatataaaaaatacaaaatgaccaaaaaatttcaaaacaatgacaaaaaatacgtgaaatgactccaaaacacacaaaatgacaagatgaAAAAGCCCAAAATggaaccaaaaacacaaagcaaccACAAGCGCACACAAAACGagagaagaaaatacaaaatgacaacaaaaatgacacaaagcctttgtttgttaattatctgattggtcactattCTAATGACtgatgatcatgtgaccctcacatCTGATACAATCTCATTTTTGTGGCTCCGGCTGTAATAAAATTAACTCTAATTTAAcacaaaagaggtttaaaaaggttttttttccaacaaaatAAGAGACCTTTAGAGTCAGGGAGAATCTAAGATTTCCTTagaaataacaaacaaacatttggatCAGGGAAACTTTATCACACTGTTGCTCTAGGAAGTGATAGACTGGGAAAAATGTGAAGGAAGTGCAGTGCAAACACGGACACAGCTGACAGTGTTGTTCACGTGtcaaatgatttaattttttagaAGGAATATGAAGTAAACGTTTCATACTTTCAACCTCATACTAATCAAATGCATTAAtcgtgaaaataaacatttctgtTGTGGATTTCTGCAGATTCCACTTTTAAATTATATGTCCTGCTTTGGAAGCCAGTTGTTGCCATGGAAACGTTCCTTTTAATAAGGCTATAGCCCCTGCATAGCTGCAGGTATCCCTGGCACTCCTTTATCTGTTGAATGTTCCTGTTCTTACTTTAGAAGCTAATGGCTACACACTGAGCGCGCTCACACAGGTGAGAGATGTTCCTGTTAACCAGGTCATAGTGGTGCTAGGTcatggtggggggggggggctgtggGAGTCCCAGCTGTGTCCACACGATCACCTTTATACATCCTTCTTCCTGCTGCTCAGGCAGCTTCATGTGTTCATTACATCATTCAACATGAGCCAGAAGATAAAGATTTTCACTTTgctttgattttgtgttttttgggagtAAATCTAACAAAATGTGCAGAGAGGAAGTTACAGTTCTGtctgtttgttctttgtttttgtattacCTAGCTATGCACCTTCATTATTTTTGCCGATAATGACTGGAGTTCCTTCACAGTCTCATATTTACGGTCTGCAATATGTGGAACGCAAAGATTCACCATCAACGTAAGTGTCTTCATCGACACaagcaagaaaaacacacaaaaccccagcaaaaatacacaaaatggcaataaaaatgaaaataaaatacacaaaatgagagaaaaaatatacaaaaccccagcaaaaatacacaaaacggcaacaaaaatggaaacaaacatactaaatgacaacaaaaatacgcaaagtGACTccagaaatggaaataaaatacacaaaatgagagaaaaatatataaaatgacaacaaaaacacaaaatgacaatagaaatacacaaaaacccacaaaacaagaAGTATAATACACATAACGGCAtagaaatatataaacacaaatcatcaacaacaaaaaacaaaatgactccaaaaacatacaaatgacaagaaaaacacacaaaatgccaacagaaatacataaaagtgACTCATAacacgcaaaacaacaacaaatataaacaaattgtaagaaaaattatataaaatgagaatatctacaaaatgactgcaataatacaaaacaatgactccaaaattacacaaaacaactacaaaaacacacaaaatggggaacaaataaactaaatgacaacaaaaatacacaaaacaagtacaaaaatactcaaaatgactccaaaaacacacaaaatgacaaagaaatacacagaacgacaacaataatacacaaaatgacaagaaaagaacacaaaatgacaaaaacatacgcagaataacaacaataacagcagaaaaatacacagtgaccCAGAAAAAACtcattgttgtttcctgttaatgctcagattggtcgttattctgaTTGCTGactcatgaatgttgatcatgtgaccctcggatcagatacaatcacatttgttGTTCGGATGTGATAAGTGTTACTCAACAACATGTTTTGCTGTGATTAATCAAAGCATTTGAACGTTAGCAGCTGCTTGTGCTCCTGTTAAACgtgtttttctttgaaatgaAAGTAAATAAGATGATTTACAGGTGATGGTGATGGTTTCATcttcaacatttgtttgtgtcACTGATCTGGTGGTAGTTTCAGGGTTCTGTCTTCATGTTCAGCTCCCAGTGATTCCACTGGTGGAGGAGGAAGGTAAACAGATCAATGGAGCTCTTTGTGGCTCAGGGTGGACTTTGTCTCAGTTTAGTTTTCActcgaccccccccccccaggcccCATCACAGAAGGAGACTTTTATCTCTGTTTCACTTTGCTAAGTAAGGTCAGGCTGCAGAGGAAGGAGAGCATCAGGTGCTCCTCAGAAACAAGCGCTCCTTTGTGAGCAGTCGGACAGAAACCAAATACCTGAAAGATCCTGAAGGCCACATTCTGCAGCTGCTTTcagccacagacacacacacacacacacacacacacacacacacacacacacacacacacacacacacacacacacacacacacacacacacacacacacacacgtacctaagaaatatatgatacaactatataattatatattatgttatataataaaaaagtatCATAATTACTGtgatacaattattattattattattattattattattattattattattattattattattataactaatTAGTATCATAAAtagaaatcagattttttttgttttgtccatatttaaaaattgttttgaaaTATAGTCGACTTATCATTTTATATTAAGTGTGTTAACTTGTTTCTATTTTGCTACTTTTCCTTCTGGTTCCAAATGTAAAgttctttattttaaaatgttttacataaataaataaaaaaaaatatttatgtatttatttatttatttatatatgtactgtatt is a window of Gouania willdenowi chromosome 13, fGouWil2.1, whole genome shotgun sequence DNA encoding:
- the LOC114474742 gene encoding claudin-3-like, coding for MPTAGLEILGVTLAVLGWISAIVSCALPMWRVSAFIGSSIVTAQTTWEGIWMNCVVQSTGQMQCKIHDSMLALSADLQAARALTIISIVVGIVGVLVAIMGAKCTNCVDEESAKARVMIAAGAAFVVSALTQLIPVSWSAHSIVVEFYNPIIPDAQKREIGAALYLGWAAAAFLLLGGGILCSSCPKEPEKRYGPPSKTIYSQSRSIAPSGYDRRDYV